The Puniceicoccus vermicola sequence TGTTCAACTTGGTGCATGAGAAGAAAACGCATTCAGCTCGAGGGACAAACAGCTTACTACCATGTGATGAGTCGAACGGTGAATGGGGAGGCTCTCTTTGGGGATCGGGAGAGGGAGGTTTTGCGGAAGATGATTTGGCAGGTGGCTGATTTCTCGGGGATTCGGGTGGTTACCTATGCGGTGATGAAGAACCACTTCCATGTTTTGGTGGAGGTGCCGGCGGAGGTGAGTATTTCGGATGAGGAGTTGGTGCGTCGGTATCGTCGGCTCTATCCGAAGCCTACGCCTTGGAATCCGATGCGGGCTGAGGTTTTGGAGGGGCACCTTCGGGATCATACTTTGGAAGGGATGGACTTGCGGAAGAGTCTGTTGCGACGGATGGGGGATGTTTCCTGGATGATGAAGACCCTCAAGCAACGAT is a genomic window containing:
- a CDS encoding transposase, which encodes MRRKRIQLEGQTAYYHVMSRTVNGEALFGDREREVLRKMIWQVADFSGIRVVTYAVMKNHFHVLVEVPAEVSISDEELVRRYRRLYPKPTPWNPMRAEVLEGHLRDHTLEGMDLRKSLLRRMGDVSWMMKTLKQRFTLWFNRSRDRFGPLWCERFKSVLVEGDRWALRTV